In one Molothrus aeneus isolate 106 chromosome 8, BPBGC_Maene_1.0, whole genome shotgun sequence genomic region, the following are encoded:
- the PHYHIPL gene encoding phytanoyl-CoA hydroxylase-interacting protein-like isoform X2, whose protein sequence is MEAPRLAHTMSSPTSPCEEVIKNLSLEAIQLCDRDGNKSQDSGIAEMEELPVPHNIKISNITCDSFKISWDMDSKSKDRITHYFIDLNKKENKNSNKFKHKDVPTKLVAKAVPLPMTVRGHWFLSPRTEYTVAVQTASKQVDGDYVVSEWSEIIEFCTADYSKVHLTQLLEKAEVIAGRMLKLSVFYRNQHKEYFDYIREHHGNAMQPSVKDNSGSHGSPISGKLEGIFFSCNTEFNTGKPPQDSPYGRYRYEIAAEKLFNPNTNLYFGDFYCMYTAYHYVILVIAPVGSPGDEFCKQRLPQLNIKDNKFLTCDEEDGVMVYHHAQDVILEVIYTDPVDLSLGTVAEITGHQLMSLSTANAKKDPSCKTCNISVGR, encoded by the exons ATGGAGGCTCCGCGCCTGGCGCACACCATGAGCAGCCCCACGAGCCCCTGCGAGGAGGTGATCAAGAACCTCAGCCTGGAGGCGATTCAGCTCTGCGATAGGGACG GGAATAAATCACAAGATAGTGGGATTGCAGAGATGGAGGAGCTTCCAGTCCCACACAACATCAAAATAAGTAACATCACGTGTGACTCCTTCAAGATTTCTTGGGACATGGATTCTAAATCCAAGGATCGCATTACTCATTACTTCATCGATCtcaacaagaaagaaaacaagaattccaacaaattcaaacacaag GATGTGCCCACCAAGCTGGTGGCCAAGGCCGTTCCCCTGCCCATGACGGTGCGCGGGCACTGGTTCCTGAGCCCCAGGACAGAGTACACGGTGGCGGTGCAGACGGCCTCCAAGCAGGTCGATGGCGACTACGTCGTGTCCGAGTGGAGCGAAATCATCGAGTTCTGCACCGCAG ATTATTCAAAAGTTCACCTAACACAGCTATTGGAAAAAGCTGAAGTGATTGCAGGCCGTATGCTTAAACTGTCTGTTTTTTATCGGAATCAGCACAAAGAATACTTTGATTATATCAG AGAGCATCATGGGAATGCTATGCAGCCCTCTGTTAAGGATAACAGTGGCAGCCATGGCTCTCCGATCAGTGGGAAGCTGGAAGGCATCTTCTTTAGCTGCAACACTGAGTTTAACACTGGCAAACCACCCCAAGATTCACCCTATGGAAGATACAGGTATGAGATTGCAGCTGAAAAACTCTTCAACCCAAATACTAACTTGTACTTTGGAGACTTCTACTGCATGTACACAGCCTACCACTACGTCATCCTCGTGATCGCCCCGGTGGGGTCACCGGGAGATGAGTTCTGTAAGCAGCGCCTTCCCCAGCTGAACATCAAAGATAACAAATTTCTGACCTGCGACGAAGAAGACGGGGTCATGGTTTACCATCATGCCCAGGATGTTATTTTGGAAGTAATTTACACTGATCCTGTGGATCTCTCCCTTGGCACAGTTGCTGAAATTACTGGTCACCAACTAATGAGCTTGTCTACTGCAAATGCAAAGAAAGATCCCAGCTGCAAGACCTGCAATATCAGTGTTGGACGTTAA
- the PHYHIPL gene encoding phytanoyl-CoA hydroxylase-interacting protein-like isoform X3: protein MGRAQEKFPSPAGVTAALPATIPRAPWARGNKSQDSGIAEMEELPVPHNIKISNITCDSFKISWDMDSKSKDRITHYFIDLNKKENKNSNKFKHKDVPTKLVAKAVPLPMTVRGHWFLSPRTEYTVAVQTASKQVDGDYVVSEWSEIIEFCTADYSKVHLTQLLEKAEVIAGRMLKLSVFYRNQHKEYFDYIREHHGNAMQPSVKDNSGSHGSPISGKLEGIFFSCNTEFNTGKPPQDSPYGRYRYEIAAEKLFNPNTNLYFGDFYCMYTAYHYVILVIAPVGSPGDEFCKQRLPQLNIKDNKFLTCDEEDGVMVYHHAQDVILEVIYTDPVDLSLGTVAEITGHQLMSLSTANAKKDPSCKTCNISVGR, encoded by the exons GGAATAAATCACAAGATAGTGGGATTGCAGAGATGGAGGAGCTTCCAGTCCCACACAACATCAAAATAAGTAACATCACGTGTGACTCCTTCAAGATTTCTTGGGACATGGATTCTAAATCCAAGGATCGCATTACTCATTACTTCATCGATCtcaacaagaaagaaaacaagaattccaacaaattcaaacacaag GATGTGCCCACCAAGCTGGTGGCCAAGGCCGTTCCCCTGCCCATGACGGTGCGCGGGCACTGGTTCCTGAGCCCCAGGACAGAGTACACGGTGGCGGTGCAGACGGCCTCCAAGCAGGTCGATGGCGACTACGTCGTGTCCGAGTGGAGCGAAATCATCGAGTTCTGCACCGCAG ATTATTCAAAAGTTCACCTAACACAGCTATTGGAAAAAGCTGAAGTGATTGCAGGCCGTATGCTTAAACTGTCTGTTTTTTATCGGAATCAGCACAAAGAATACTTTGATTATATCAG AGAGCATCATGGGAATGCTATGCAGCCCTCTGTTAAGGATAACAGTGGCAGCCATGGCTCTCCGATCAGTGGGAAGCTGGAAGGCATCTTCTTTAGCTGCAACACTGAGTTTAACACTGGCAAACCACCCCAAGATTCACCCTATGGAAGATACAGGTATGAGATTGCAGCTGAAAAACTCTTCAACCCAAATACTAACTTGTACTTTGGAGACTTCTACTGCATGTACACAGCCTACCACTACGTCATCCTCGTGATCGCCCCGGTGGGGTCACCGGGAGATGAGTTCTGTAAGCAGCGCCTTCCCCAGCTGAACATCAAAGATAACAAATTTCTGACCTGCGACGAAGAAGACGGGGTCATGGTTTACCATCATGCCCAGGATGTTATTTTGGAAGTAATTTACACTGATCCTGTGGATCTCTCCCTTGGCACAGTTGCTGAAATTACTGGTCACCAACTAATGAGCTTGTCTACTGCAAATGCAAAGAAAGATCCCAGCTGCAAGACCTGCAATATCAGTGTTGGACGTTAA
- the PHYHIPL gene encoding phytanoyl-CoA hydroxylase-interacting protein-like isoform X4, which produces MEELPVPHNIKISNITCDSFKISWDMDSKSKDRITHYFIDLNKKENKNSNKFKHKDVPTKLVAKAVPLPMTVRGHWFLSPRTEYTVAVQTASKQVDGDYVVSEWSEIIEFCTADYSKVHLTQLLEKAEVIAGRMLKLSVFYRNQHKEYFDYIREHHGNAMQPSVKDNSGSHGSPISGKLEGIFFSCNTEFNTGKPPQDSPYGRYRYEIAAEKLFNPNTNLYFGDFYCMYTAYHYVILVIAPVGSPGDEFCKQRLPQLNIKDNKFLTCDEEDGVMVYHHAQDVILEVIYTDPVDLSLGTVAEITGHQLMSLSTANAKKDPSCKTCNISVGR; this is translated from the exons ATGGAGGAGCTTCCAGTCCCACACAACATCAAAATAAGTAACATCACGTGTGACTCCTTCAAGATTTCTTGGGACATGGATTCTAAATCCAAGGATCGCATTACTCATTACTTCATCGATCtcaacaagaaagaaaacaagaattccaacaaattcaaacacaag GATGTGCCCACCAAGCTGGTGGCCAAGGCCGTTCCCCTGCCCATGACGGTGCGCGGGCACTGGTTCCTGAGCCCCAGGACAGAGTACACGGTGGCGGTGCAGACGGCCTCCAAGCAGGTCGATGGCGACTACGTCGTGTCCGAGTGGAGCGAAATCATCGAGTTCTGCACCGCAG ATTATTCAAAAGTTCACCTAACACAGCTATTGGAAAAAGCTGAAGTGATTGCAGGCCGTATGCTTAAACTGTCTGTTTTTTATCGGAATCAGCACAAAGAATACTTTGATTATATCAG AGAGCATCATGGGAATGCTATGCAGCCCTCTGTTAAGGATAACAGTGGCAGCCATGGCTCTCCGATCAGTGGGAAGCTGGAAGGCATCTTCTTTAGCTGCAACACTGAGTTTAACACTGGCAAACCACCCCAAGATTCACCCTATGGAAGATACAGGTATGAGATTGCAGCTGAAAAACTCTTCAACCCAAATACTAACTTGTACTTTGGAGACTTCTACTGCATGTACACAGCCTACCACTACGTCATCCTCGTGATCGCCCCGGTGGGGTCACCGGGAGATGAGTTCTGTAAGCAGCGCCTTCCCCAGCTGAACATCAAAGATAACAAATTTCTGACCTGCGACGAAGAAGACGGGGTCATGGTTTACCATCATGCCCAGGATGTTATTTTGGAAGTAATTTACACTGATCCTGTGGATCTCTCCCTTGGCACAGTTGCTGAAATTACTGGTCACCAACTAATGAGCTTGTCTACTGCAAATGCAAAGAAAGATCCCAGCTGCAAGACCTGCAATATCAGTGTTGGACGTTAA